The Pricia mediterranea genome includes a window with the following:
- a CDS encoding phytoene desaturase family protein — MKESYDIVIIGSGMGGLVAANIMAREGKSVCVLEKNNQYGGNLQTFVREKTIFDTGVHYLGGLSEGQNLHRYFKYLDILDGLHLKKLDEDGFDRITFDDDDTEYPHAQGFGNFAKRLIKEFPQEATAIHKYCDKLREVCQKFPLYNLEAGKPYHQDSDLFALGAKVYIDSLTDNERLSAVLAGSNLLYAGEPDKTPFYVHALSVNSFIESSYRCADGGSQITKLLIRRLKENGGDAFKHQEVNHIAVQDKKAVSVTTKKGKTFKGKLFISNIDPKTTLRLTEGAPFRKSFTQRIEEMKSTISAFSVHIVLKPKSFPYLNHNYYHSKDLDAVWNGHDYTQENWPLNYMVSMGVRKKQGEWGEQLTAIAYMRFEEVVPWANTFNTVADKNDRGETYAEFKKKKTEVFLNELEKKFPNIRQCIQSVHTSTPLSYRDYIGCHRGSMYGYVKDVENPLKSFISPRTKIDNLYFTGQSLNMHGILGVTISGVVTCSEILGTQYLLDKIVAGSGRVGM, encoded by the coding sequence TTGAAAGAGAGCTACGACATAGTAATCATTGGCAGCGGCATGGGCGGCCTGGTCGCGGCCAATATCATGGCACGGGAGGGCAAATCGGTCTGCGTACTGGAAAAAAACAACCAATACGGCGGCAATCTACAGACCTTCGTGCGCGAGAAGACCATTTTCGATACTGGAGTGCATTATTTGGGTGGACTTTCCGAAGGTCAGAACCTCCATCGCTATTTTAAGTATCTCGACATTCTCGACGGATTGCACTTAAAAAAACTCGATGAAGACGGTTTTGACCGTATCACATTTGACGATGACGATACCGAATACCCGCATGCCCAAGGATTTGGGAATTTTGCAAAGCGCCTGATCAAGGAGTTCCCCCAAGAGGCGACAGCGATACATAAGTATTGTGACAAATTACGTGAAGTCTGTCAAAAGTTTCCGCTCTACAACCTCGAGGCCGGGAAGCCCTACCACCAAGATTCCGACCTTTTTGCGCTTGGCGCCAAAGTATATATCGATTCCCTCACGGACAACGAACGCCTAAGTGCCGTATTGGCCGGCTCGAATCTATTGTATGCCGGCGAACCCGACAAGACTCCTTTTTACGTGCATGCCCTTTCCGTCAACTCCTTTATCGAAAGCAGTTACCGCTGTGCCGATGGGGGAAGCCAGATTACAAAATTGCTCATTCGCCGATTAAAGGAAAACGGTGGTGACGCCTTTAAGCACCAAGAAGTAAACCACATTGCCGTGCAGGATAAAAAAGCAGTATCGGTGACGACGAAAAAGGGAAAGACCTTTAAGGGAAAGCTGTTCATATCCAACATCGATCCAAAGACTACCCTACGTTTAACGGAAGGCGCCCCGTTCCGAAAATCGTTTACCCAGCGTATCGAGGAAATGAAAAGTACAATTTCGGCCTTCAGCGTCCATATTGTGCTAAAACCAAAATCCTTTCCCTACTTAAACCATAATTATTATCATTCCAAAGACCTAGATGCTGTTTGGAACGGACACGATTATACCCAAGAGAACTGGCCCCTGAACTATATGGTGTCCATGGGCGTGCGCAAAAAACAAGGCGAATGGGGCGAACAGCTGACCGCCATCGCCTATATGCGTTTTGAGGAAGTAGTACCATGGGCGAACACTTTTAATACGGTAGCGGACAAAAACGACCGCGGCGAGACCTACGCAGAATTCAAAAAGAAGAAAACAGAGGTTTTTTTGAACGAGCTTGAGAAAAAATTCCCGAATATCCGACAGTGCATCCAATCTGTCCACACTTCGACCCCCCTGTCCTATCGCGACTATATCGGTTGTCATCGGGGCTCGATGTACGGCTACGTTAAAGACGTAGAGAATCCCTTGAAATCGTTTATTTCGCCCCGCACGAAAATCGACAACCTATATTTTACGGGACAAAGCCTGAATATGCACGGTATCCTAGGCGTGACCATAAGCGGAGTCGTCACCTGCTCGGAGATTTTGGGAACTCAATATTTGTTGGATAAAATTGTGGCGGGAAGCGGGAGAGTGGGTATGTGA
- a CDS encoding polysaccharide deacetylase family protein, whose amino-acid sequence MALILTSSLAVMAFFVPIPWWAFALLVLAWLIITAMGSFFVGWDYHLKSLHHNPDTGENWVSLTFDDGPNPEFTPRVLKLLKKHGATATFFCIGKQIERHPEILKQILEEGHSIGNHTYSHSRTFGFFTSKKVKSELLATKSVVEQLTGLKMNLYRPAFGVTNPQIEKAIKSLGLLSVGWSVRSLDTTPRSEDRIYLRITRRVAKGDIILLHDTSEKTLAVLERLLVFLRKKNLESVPANRLLEIEAYEQLES is encoded by the coding sequence ATGGCACTGATTTTAACCTCGAGCTTGGCCGTTATGGCCTTTTTTGTGCCAATCCCGTGGTGGGCTTTCGCGTTACTTGTTCTCGCTTGGTTGATCATAACCGCCATGGGTTCTTTTTTCGTGGGATGGGACTACCATTTAAAATCCTTGCACCACAACCCGGATACGGGCGAGAATTGGGTGTCCCTTACTTTTGACGACGGCCCTAACCCGGAATTTACGCCAAGAGTCCTGAAACTATTGAAGAAGCATGGCGCCACAGCCACTTTTTTCTGTATCGGAAAGCAAATCGAAAGGCATCCGGAAATTTTAAAGCAAATTCTTGAAGAAGGACATTCGATAGGAAACCATACCTATTCCCATTCCCGCACCTTCGGATTTTTTACCTCCAAGAAGGTAAAGTCCGAATTATTGGCTACAAAATCCGTTGTTGAACAATTAACGGGACTCAAAATGAACCTCTACCGTCCGGCCTTTGGGGTTACGAATCCCCAGATCGAAAAAGCGATAAAAAGCTTGGGACTGCTATCCGTCGGATGGAGCGTACGCTCATTGGATACTACCCCCCGGTCCGAGGATAGAATATATCTTCGAATCACGCGGCGGGTCGCTAAGGGCGATATCATCCTTTTGCATGACACCAGTGAAAAGACCCTCGCTGTTTTGGAACGGTTATTGGTATTTTTGCGGAAGAAAAACCTAGAGTCCGTTCCCGCGAATAGACTTCTGGAAATTGAGGCCTATGAGCAACTTGAAAGTTAA
- a CDS encoding 3-hydroxyacyl-ACP dehydratase, whose amino-acid sequence MLIQNLYSIQSFTANGESVSASVKLNKDHEVFKGHFPGNPIMPGVCTIQLVKELTEKALKKELFLSVVSNVKFMAIINPEKNDTIQVSLHISQEEGNIKVKNSVSFDDTLALKSNARFRPMEIHKGKD is encoded by the coding sequence ATGTTGATACAAAATTTATATAGCATTCAAAGCTTTACCGCGAACGGGGAATCGGTATCTGCTTCGGTGAAACTGAACAAGGACCACGAAGTATTCAAGGGCCATTTCCCCGGAAATCCCATTATGCCAGGCGTCTGTACCATTCAACTGGTCAAGGAATTGACGGAAAAGGCCCTGAAAAAAGAGCTCTTTTTATCTGTTGTGTCCAACGTAAAATTTATGGCCATTATCAATCCCGAAAAAAACGACACGATACAGGTAAGCCTGCACATCTCACAGGAGGAAGGAAACATAAAAGTAAAAAATAGCGTGTCTTTCGACGATACCTTGGCACTAAAATCGAACGCACGGTTTCGGCCAATGGAGATTCATAAGGGCAAGGATTAA
- a CDS encoding DUF2062 domain-containing protein has product MQRLKCCVLVPTYNNARTLGRVLDGVLRQTRNIIVVNDGATDGTAEILRDYPQIHQVSFPKNKGKGHALQVGFREALELGYDFAISIDSDGQHFPEDIPVFLEALQQEETDNVLYIGSRNMKQHDVPGSSSFGNRFSNFWFWFETGTWLTDTQCGYRLYPLRETEKLNLYTPKFEFEIEVIVKAAWNGTLVKNVPVRISYDATERVSHFRKGPDFARISALNTMFVMMAVFYIKPRDFFRKVKQKGVKKFLSEDVLGSNDSPRKKALSIALGLFIGLSPFWGLHTLLVLGMAFLLKLNKPIAFAFSNISLPPFIPFILYASVQTGAWILGERHFFALDHIADNLLALKGLKTYILGSFVLATVVSILSGLVGYLALNQMAKRKIAVENG; this is encoded by the coding sequence ATGCAACGGCTTAAATGCTGCGTGCTGGTGCCCACCTACAACAATGCCCGCACCTTGGGCAGGGTGTTGGACGGGGTGCTACGGCAAACCCGAAACATCATCGTAGTCAATGACGGTGCTACGGATGGCACTGCGGAAATCCTTAGGGATTACCCACAAATACATCAAGTAAGTTTTCCGAAAAACAAGGGGAAAGGCCATGCGTTGCAGGTCGGGTTTCGAGAGGCTCTCGAACTGGGTTACGACTTCGCCATCAGCATCGATTCTGACGGACAGCATTTTCCGGAGGATATTCCCGTTTTTTTGGAAGCCCTACAACAGGAAGAAACCGATAACGTGCTCTACATAGGGTCACGCAATATGAAGCAGCACGACGTGCCCGGGTCCAGTAGTTTTGGTAACAGATTCTCGAATTTCTGGTTCTGGTTCGAAACCGGTACCTGGTTGACCGATACCCAATGTGGTTATCGGCTTTATCCCCTCAGGGAAACCGAAAAACTGAATCTGTACACCCCGAAATTCGAATTTGAAATCGAGGTCATCGTAAAAGCCGCGTGGAACGGCACCTTAGTAAAGAACGTTCCCGTAAGAATCTCCTACGACGCCACGGAACGCGTATCCCATTTTAGAAAAGGTCCTGATTTTGCGCGTATTAGCGCACTGAACACAATGTTCGTTATGATGGCGGTGTTTTACATCAAGCCTAGGGATTTCTTCCGGAAGGTCAAGCAAAAGGGAGTGAAGAAATTCTTGTCCGAGGATGTCTTAGGCAGCAATGACTCCCCCAGAAAGAAGGCCTTATCCATTGCATTGGGTCTCTTCATCGGCCTGAGTCCGTTTTGGGGACTACACACGCTCTTGGTACTCGGAATGGCGTTCTTGCTAAAATTAAATAAACCGATCGCCTTTGCCTTTTCGAACATCAGCCTTCCCCCGTTCATCCCATTTATCCTCTACGCCAGCGTGCAAACGGGAGCTTGGATCCTGGGAGAGAGGCATTTTTTCGCTTTGGATCATATTGCGGACAACCTATTGGCCCTAAAGGGGTTAAAAACATACATTTTAGGAAGTTTTGTACTGGCGACCGTCGTTTCCATACTATCGGGATTGGTCGGCTATCTGGCCCTGAACCAGATGGCCAAACGGAAAATAGCTGTCGAAAATGGATAA
- a CDS encoding MMPL family transporter, whose product MDKLFFRAYRIIGKRRWLALVGLLVTIGGLLTIVRHIKFDDDISSLIPATEETQRVQQVLRSIAFTDKIVVNIRKGEAGSVEDLTRYATEFLDSLRSRQGRFIKNIQGRVAQDDVPKTLDLVYEHLPLFLEDSDYKAIQLKLSQDSIAKITAENYRTLISPTGIVAKKNIVRDPLGLSFIALKKLRRLGFEEGFKLRDGFLLNEEEENILLFITPKFSSGETNKNLPFSEALYAVQDALNAKYGTKATSEYFGAALSAVSNAKQIEQDIKFTVGIALSLLIVLLILFYRKLILPLILFAPTLFGGLLAVTFLSLIRDEISALSLGIGAILLGITLDYGLHILTHIRNAGPDSHPALTRSGERTSSGGNESLGLPVERPNPKQKGYPERSPGAKSQQKKDSNGTGEHSLRNVGKLYDDVAPAVLMSSLTTACAFLCLLFLDSQALQDLGIFAAISVLGASVFALLFIPQVYKGKKLPAAKKTILDRWAAFEWHKSKWTIAALTVLFITGIFTYGKVVFDQDITKLNYETQALLDARKRLEKLTDIGSKSLYLSTYGQDYQQVLQRNDSLYGQLEQLKESGKIVSFGSIGGLVKSDRAQRQKIDAWQRFWDSAKVDSVKQNLIVSGSELGFKPSTFSRFYSLLETDFDPIALSEIGEIQSFSVDDYVVNDENGTTITSMIKVDDADVSDIRKRFEAIPQTLLIERQHINESLLGNLKNDFNRLLGYSLIAVVLILLLFYRSLTLTLITGIPIFLTWFLTVGIMGVFHIEFNIFNIIICSFIFGLGVDYSIFMTNGLLAEYRTGIKTLATYKTSIILSVITTIAAVGVLIFAKHPVLYSVSVVSLIGIGCALFVAFTLQPLLFRLFLGDNRKRPIRPRILIHSLLSFAYFDLGGLLLSAYSWIILTVNPKASRREQLNLHWLTSKFMKSVLYTNPFISKKISNEHDETFEKPAMLIANHTSFLDILAMGMLHPKCIYLVKDHVYYSKVVGPAARLHGAYPVSGGIEDGEAYLKEKLAQGFSIIAFPEGTRSTTNKIGRFHKGAFYLAEQLDLDILPVLIHGTSEVAPKDSFIIRDGSITLEFLPRIIPDDPRFSIAYSKRAKEIGRYFRSEFRRLRNQIEGPEYWYAMILENFRHKGDALYKAVRRDVKDNASTYKEILDSVGHAATVAHISKDFGQLDLLLALDSNDRKIITFLEDQEARAILRNNYLTHNYSKITVADTVDEVMERSAQVLIIDSAHYGLSAIDMEKWQEIGTLIFLKKAMVLVEDAAKLGFEVEHKNDRFTVLKNHIFITKEQ is encoded by the coding sequence ATGGATAAGTTATTTTTTCGTGCCTACCGCATCATCGGCAAACGACGATGGTTGGCCCTTGTGGGCCTGTTGGTAACCATAGGCGGACTGTTGACAATCGTCCGTCATATCAAATTCGACGATGATATTTCTTCCCTGATCCCCGCCACCGAGGAGACGCAACGGGTACAGCAGGTACTGAGATCCATCGCCTTTACCGATAAGATCGTGGTCAACATCCGAAAGGGGGAAGCCGGCAGCGTAGAAGACCTGACCCGGTATGCCACCGAGTTTCTGGACAGTTTGAGGTCCCGACAGGGTAGGTTCATCAAGAACATTCAAGGTCGCGTCGCACAAGACGATGTGCCCAAAACTCTCGATCTGGTCTATGAACACCTTCCGCTTTTTCTGGAGGATTCCGATTATAAGGCCATCCAGCTAAAACTATCCCAGGACAGTATTGCGAAAATTACGGCCGAGAACTACCGCACCCTGATATCGCCGACCGGTATCGTTGCCAAAAAGAATATCGTCAGGGACCCGTTGGGACTTTCCTTTATTGCCCTAAAGAAGTTGCGGCGGTTGGGATTCGAAGAAGGTTTTAAGCTTAGGGACGGGTTTCTGCTCAATGAGGAGGAAGAGAATATCCTACTTTTTATCACTCCGAAGTTCAGTTCCGGTGAAACGAACAAAAACCTACCCTTTTCCGAAGCCTTGTATGCCGTTCAGGATGCCCTCAACGCCAAATACGGTACAAAAGCAACTAGCGAGTATTTCGGGGCGGCGCTTAGTGCGGTCTCGAACGCCAAACAGATCGAACAAGACATAAAGTTCACTGTGGGTATTGCGCTGAGCCTGCTTATCGTTTTGCTCATTTTGTTCTATCGCAAACTGATCTTACCGCTGATACTCTTTGCCCCTACGCTCTTCGGCGGACTGTTGGCCGTCACTTTTTTAAGCCTTATCCGCGACGAGATCTCGGCCCTGTCATTGGGCATAGGCGCAATATTATTGGGGATTACGTTGGATTATGGGCTACATATCTTGACGCATATCCGGAATGCAGGGCCCGACAGCCATCCAGCCCTTACTCGGTCGGGCGAACGTACCTCATCAGGCGGGAATGAATCTTTAGGCTTACCAGTCGAGAGGCCAAACCCAAAACAAAAAGGGTATCCCGAGCGCAGCCCAGGGGCCAAATCCCAACAGAAAAAGGATAGCAACGGGACTGGGGAGCACAGCCTCCGAAATGTCGGGAAACTGTACGATGACGTAGCCCCGGCGGTATTAATGAGCAGCCTGACCACGGCCTGCGCATTTCTTTGTCTGTTGTTCCTGGATTCCCAGGCCCTGCAGGATCTGGGGATATTCGCGGCCATCAGTGTGCTGGGCGCCTCAGTTTTTGCACTGCTATTCATCCCCCAAGTGTATAAGGGCAAAAAGTTACCGGCCGCTAAAAAGACAATACTGGACCGATGGGCAGCTTTTGAATGGCATAAAAGCAAATGGACCATCGCCGCATTGACCGTTCTCTTTATCACCGGAATTTTCACCTACGGCAAAGTTGTATTCGATCAAGATATCACCAAACTCAACTATGAGACCCAAGCGCTTTTGGATGCCCGAAAGCGCTTGGAGAAACTGACGGATATCGGTTCGAAATCCCTGTACCTCTCTACCTACGGCCAAGATTACCAGCAAGTGCTACAGCGCAACGACAGCCTCTATGGTCAACTGGAGCAACTGAAGGAGAGTGGCAAAATCGTAAGTTTCGGGTCCATAGGCGGCTTGGTCAAATCTGACCGGGCGCAGCGCCAAAAAATCGACGCATGGCAGCGGTTTTGGGATTCCGCCAAGGTCGATTCCGTCAAACAAAACCTGATTGTTAGCGGGTCTGAACTGGGCTTTAAACCCAGTACTTTCTCCCGGTTCTATTCGCTTTTAGAAACGGATTTCGATCCCATAGCTCTCTCGGAAATCGGGGAAATCCAGTCCTTTTCGGTGGACGACTATGTAGTCAATGATGAAAACGGGACCACTATCACGTCTATGATCAAGGTGGACGATGCCGACGTATCCGATATTCGAAAACGCTTTGAGGCTATACCGCAAACGCTGCTGATCGAGCGTCAACATATTAACGAAAGCCTTTTGGGCAACTTAAAAAACGACTTCAACCGGTTGCTGGGCTATTCGTTGATCGCGGTAGTCTTGATCTTGCTCCTCTTTTACCGAAGCCTGACCCTGACCCTAATTACTGGTATTCCCATTTTCCTGACCTGGTTTTTGACCGTCGGTATCATGGGGGTCTTTCACATCGAGTTCAACATCTTCAACATTATCATCTGTAGTTTTATCTTCGGGTTGGGCGTCGATTACAGTATTTTTATGACGAACGGTCTGCTGGCCGAATACCGCACGGGCATTAAGACGCTTGCTACTTACAAGACCTCGATCATACTTTCGGTCATTACGACCATCGCAGCAGTGGGAGTACTGATCTTTGCCAAGCACCCTGTACTTTATTCCGTCTCCGTGGTATCGCTTATTGGTATCGGATGTGCCCTATTTGTCGCCTTTACCCTACAGCCGCTGTTGTTCCGTCTGTTTCTGGGGGATAATCGAAAAAGACCTATTCGACCGCGGATTCTGATCCATTCCCTCTTGTCCTTCGCCTATTTTGATTTGGGAGGATTGCTGCTGTCGGCGTATTCTTGGATTATCCTAACAGTGAATCCGAAGGCCAGCAGGCGGGAACAATTGAACTTACATTGGCTGACATCGAAGTTCATGAAATCAGTGCTGTACACCAATCCCTTCATATCCAAAAAAATTAGCAACGAACACGATGAGACCTTTGAAAAACCGGCCATGCTTATCGCCAACCATACTTCTTTCCTGGATATCCTGGCCATGGGCATGCTGCATCCAAAATGCATCTATCTGGTCAAAGACCACGTGTACTATTCCAAGGTGGTCGGTCCCGCGGCCCGATTGCACGGCGCCTATCCTGTTTCAGGAGGCATCGAAGATGGAGAGGCGTACCTGAAAGAAAAGTTGGCCCAAGGTTTCTCTATCATCGCGTTTCCCGAAGGTACCCGCTCGACAACCAACAAGATCGGCCGCTTTCACAAAGGGGCTTTCTATCTTGCGGAACAGCTAGATCTGGACATACTGCCCGTTTTGATCCACGGCACTTCCGAAGTAGCGCCAAAAGACAGTTTTATAATTCGGGATGGCAGCATAACACTTGAATTCCTTCCCAGGATAATTCCCGACGACCCCCGATTTTCCATTGCCTATTCCAAACGCGCCAAAGAAATCGGTCGTTATTTCAGGTCGGAATTCAGACGGCTTCGGAACCAAATCGAAGGACCGGAATATTGGTATGCGATGATTTTGGAGAATTTCCGGCACAAGGGGGATGCCCTGTACAAGGCAGTCCGAAGAGACGTGAAGGATAATGCCTCTACCTATAAAGAGATTTTGGATAGCGTGGGCCACGCCGCTACGGTAGCACATATCTCAAAGGATTTCGGCCAATTGGACCTGCTGCTGGCCTTGGATTCCAACGACCGGAAAATTATCACTTTCTTGGAGGACCAAGAGGCCAGGGCCATTTTAAGAAACAATTATCTGACCCATAACTACAGTAAGATTACAGTAGCGGATACGGTTGACGAGGTTATGGAACGGTCGGCGCAGGTTCTGATAATTGACTCGGCACATTACGGGTTGTCCGCTATCGATATGGAAAAGTGGCAAGAAATTGGTACCTTGATTTTTTTGAAAAAGGCGATGGTTTTAGTCGAAGATGCGGCTAAGCTTGGCTTTGAAGTTGAACACAAGAACGACAGATTCACGGTTTTGAAAAACCACATCTTTATTACAAAAGAGCAGTAG
- a CDS encoding LolA family protein gives MSNLKVKILYQFPATLSATSKSGLAIQKCMYPPTASDSNHPVTKTISSGVPAPEMFWSGALFLLFLLFSTTVFAQTPMSAAEAKALRTTVKKQADTTTTITSDFIQYKHLDFLSEDIESKGRLAFKAPDRVKWEYVTPFSYAIIFKDQRLYINDAGNKSDLDIGGNKIFEQLSQLITASIRGNLFDEQQFDISYFKKEGHSLVHLIPKDAQFSEFIKAFHMTFNPSGEVTEVKMIEPSDDYTRIVFSNRKTNQPLSDADFDQ, from the coding sequence ATGAGCAACTTGAAAGTTAAGATACTTTATCAGTTCCCCGCAACCTTGTCCGCCACATCCAAGTCGGGACTAGCAATTCAGAAGTGTATGTATCCGCCGACCGCAAGTGATTCGAACCATCCGGTAACCAAGACCATCTCTAGCGGTGTGCCCGCTCCCGAGATGTTTTGGAGCGGCGCGCTCTTTCTTTTGTTTCTTTTGTTCTCCACTACAGTTTTTGCCCAGACCCCAATGTCCGCTGCCGAGGCGAAGGCCCTACGGACGACGGTAAAAAAACAGGCCGATACCACAACGACAATTACCAGCGATTTCATCCAATACAAGCACCTCGATTTTCTCTCCGAGGACATCGAATCGAAGGGTCGATTGGCTTTCAAGGCACCGGATAGGGTCAAATGGGAATATGTAACCCCTTTTTCCTACGCCATCATCTTCAAAGACCAAAGACTGTATATCAACGACGCCGGCAACAAAAGCGATCTGGACATCGGTGGAAACAAGATTTTCGAACAGCTAAGTCAACTGATAACGGCAAGCATTCGCGGCAATCTGTTCGACGAGCAACAATTCGATATCTCCTATTTTAAAAAAGAAGGCCATAGTCTGGTGCATCTCATACCAAAGGATGCCCAATTTTCGGAGTTTATCAAGGCATTTCATATGACATTTAATCCGTCGGGCGAAGTGACCGAGGTGAAAATGATCGAACCATCCGACGATTATACCCGGATCGTCTTTAGCAATCGAAAGACCAATCAACCCCTATCGGATGCGGATTTTGATCAGTAG
- a CDS encoding cupin-like domain-containing protein codes for MGKFKTTPVERVTNITKEDFIKYYYRPQKPVLITGLTKSWPAYEKWKLDYIQQRAGDQIVPLYDNEPAKDKESVYAPKKEMKLYDYIEILKTRPTDLRIFFYEILKKMPELLDDFEYPDIGLKFFKKLPALFFGGGESKVFMHYDIDLPDSMHFHFDGDKTVTLFSPEQTKYLYRVPFSIHNLEDIDMDNPDFRKYPALQYARGIRAEMKHGDALFMPSGYWHSIRYLNGGFSMTLRALPRHPARFANMLYNVVVMRNFDNFTRKYWGQKWLDYKNRLAIKKTERNLK; via the coding sequence ATGGGAAAATTCAAGACCACCCCGGTCGAGCGGGTAACTAACATAACCAAGGAAGATTTTATAAAATACTATTACAGACCGCAAAAGCCCGTACTGATTACCGGCCTGACCAAAAGCTGGCCCGCTTATGAAAAGTGGAAACTCGATTACATCCAACAACGGGCGGGAGATCAGATCGTGCCGCTTTACGACAACGAGCCCGCCAAGGACAAGGAAAGCGTTTACGCCCCCAAGAAAGAGATGAAGCTCTACGACTACATCGAAATCTTAAAGACCCGACCGACAGATCTTCGGATATTCTTCTATGAAATCCTAAAGAAAATGCCCGAGCTTTTAGACGATTTCGAATACCCTGATATCGGGCTGAAATTCTTTAAAAAACTACCCGCCCTATTTTTCGGGGGTGGCGAATCAAAGGTCTTTATGCACTACGATATCGATTTGCCCGACAGTATGCACTTCCATTTTGACGGCGATAAGACCGTGACCCTTTTCTCCCCCGAACAGACCAAATATCTATATCGGGTACCGTTTTCGATACATAACCTTGAGGATATCGACATGGACAACCCCGATTTCAGGAAATATCCCGCCCTACAGTACGCCCGAGGCATCCGGGCCGAGATGAAACACGGTGACGCACTATTTATGCCTAGCGGCTATTGGCATAGTATACGCTACCTCAACGGCGGCTTTTCGATGACCCTTCGAGCCCTGCCGAGACATCCGGCACGTTTTGCGAATATGCTGTACAATGTGGTTGTCATGCGAAACTTCGATAACTTTACCCGAAAATACTGGGGCCAAAAATGGTTGGACTATAAGAATCGGCTAGCGATCAAAAAGACGGAGCGCAATCTAAAGTAA